In one Lolium rigidum isolate FL_2022 chromosome 3, APGP_CSIRO_Lrig_0.1, whole genome shotgun sequence genomic region, the following are encoded:
- the LOC124702656 gene encoding ACT domain-containing protein ACR4-like, whose protein sequence is MALTDGDASSSSCDGDDEYQKFIQKMNPPRITIDNTSSANATVVHVDSANKYGILLEVVQVLTDLNLMVKKAYISSDGGWFMDVFNVTNQNGQKIMDKSVLDEIVEYIHKCLGADSFFSSSKARYVGVEPSSDYTLIELTGTDRPGLISEVSAVLTDLECNVVNAEVWTHNKRAAAVMQVTDTKTGLAILDTERLRRIKERLRYVFKGSNRSQDAKTTLTMGITNTERRLHQMMLEDRDYGRYDKDRANVNPTPMVSVVNWLEKGYSVVTVRCKDRPKLLFDTVCTLTDMQYVVFHGSVDTEGPEAYQEYYIRHIDGSPVNSEAERQRVIQCLEAAIERRVSEGLQLELSTGDRVGLLSDVTRIFRENGLTVTRAEVSTRENKAINTFYVRDAAGRSDVDLKTLEAIREEIGQTVLQVKGNPDHLKQPPQESPTRFLFNSLFRPRSLYSLGAIRS, encoded by the exons ATGG CATTGACAGATGGAGATGCGAGTTCTTCTTCGTGCGACGGTGACGATGAGTACCAGAAGTTTATTCAGAAGATGAACCCTCCAAG GATCACTATTGACAACACATCGTCCGCAAACGCGACAGTTGTCCAT GTGGACAGTGCAAACAAGTATGGGATTCTTCTGGAGGTAGTGCAGGTTCTCACTGACCTTAATCTCATGGTCAAGAAAGCTTACATATCATCTGACGGGGGATGGTTCATGGATG TGTTCAATGTGACGAATCAAAATGGGCAGAAGATAATGGACAAATCTGTGCTGGATGAGATAGTGGAATATATTCATAAG TGTCTCGGCGCTGATTCCTTCTTTTCTTCCTCAAAAGCGAGATATGTTGGAGTGGAGCCTTCCTCTGACTACACCTTGATAGAGTTAACTGGAACTGACAGGCCTGGTCTGATCTCAGAAGTGAGCGCGGTGCTCACTGATCTGGAGTGCAATGTGGTGAATGCAGAGGTCTGGACTCATAACAAACGAGCAGCCGCCGTGATGCAGGTCACTGATACTAAAACTGGGTTGGCAATCTTAGATACAGAACGGCTACGCAGAATCAAGGAGCGGCTTCGCTATGTGTTCAAAGGAAGCAACAGGAGCCAAGATGCCAAGACAACGCTTACGATGGGGATAACCAACACAGAGCGGAGGCTGCACCAGATGATGCTTGAGGATCGGGATTACGGAAGGTACGATAAGGATAGGGCGAATGTCAACCCGACACCAATGGTCTCAGTCGTTAATTGGCTCGAGAAAGGTTATTCTGTGGTGACAGTTCGGTGCAAGGATCGACCAAAGCTCCTCTTCGATACAGTGTGCACCTTGACAGATATGCAATATGTGGTTTTCCATGGGAGTGTGGACACCGAGGGCCCCGAAGCTTACCAG GAGTATTACATTCGGCATATTGATGGGTCACCTGTCAACTCCGAGGCCGAGAGACAGCGAGTTATCCAGTGTCTTGAAGCTGCTATAGAGAGGAGAGTATCCGAG GGCCTGCAGTTAGAACTGTCAACAGGCGATAGAGTGGGACTGTTATCAGATGTAACACGGATCTTCCGCGAGAATGGCTTGACAGTCACGAGAGCGGAAGTGTCAACTAGGGAGAACAAAGCGATCAACACTTTCTATGTTCGCGACGCAGCAGGGAGATCAGACGTCGATCTGAAGACACTAGAAGCTATACGCGAGGAGATAGGACAGACGGTGCTTCAAGTAAAAGGGAACCCCGATCACCTGAAACAACCCCCGCAAGAGTCGCCTACTAGGTTTCTCTTCAACAGTCTGTTCAGACCAAGGTCGCTGTACAGCCTAGGGGCGATCAGGTCCTGA